ACCAGCAGGTATGCCTGGGCGACCCACTGAACCGACCCTAGGGACGCGTGGAAGGCCTGGCGAAGCGTCGGGAACGCGAGCGTGACGATCGAGGCGTCGAGCTGGCCCATGAACGCACCGACAGAAACCGCTCCCACGACCAGCCAGGGCGCGAACGGCGAGTTGCGAACCACCCCGGGCCGCCGAGGCTCGACCAGCAATCTGTGCCACGTAGAAAGCGTCAACGGGGCGGCTTCGGAGCTGAGGGGGCCGGCGCCAGCTACCCGGGTGGCCGAACCGACGAAATCAGGCGTGAGATCAGAGCGACCCACTCCGATGGATCGGGATCGGGAAGCCCTGCGACAGCAAGGTGAGTGAAACCGACTCCGAGAGCGAGGGAGAACCGTGCCAGCACTGCGGCATCCCATTCGGGGGCGAGATCACCGTCGTTGCGGGCTCGCTCCATCAACCGGGTTAGTTCGCCCTCCATGGCCTTCAAAGCCTCTGCCACGCGCGTGCCGACGTCGGGGTGGCGCCGGGCAGCCGAGAACATCTCCACGAAAAGGAGCCTCTCGGTGCTGTCAGGCTCGGACACCATCCTTCGCGCCATGAGCAGGAGCCGATCGGCAGCGGACACGCCGGCCTCGCGGGCCGCCTCCATGTCGACAACGACGTGGGATGAGCTCCTCTCGATCGTCTTCAGGAGCAGCTCGGCCTTGTCGCGGAAGTTGGCGTAGATCGCTCCGGTGGTGAGGCCCGCCCGACGGGCAACCTCCGCGACTGTCGTGCCGTCGTAGCCACGCTCGCAGAAGACCTCCGCCGCGGCGTCGAGCAAGCGGCCCCGGGTCGTCGAATCAACCGCTGGCTGCTGGTCGACCGGCACGCTCACAGCTCGATGCTAGTTGCGGGTGGCCGGGTGCTACGTGTGTGGATGCACCGTTCGGTGCTCTGTCCAGGCCTTGCCACGACTCCAAAATAGCGGTTATTATCGACGGAGGAAAGCCGTTCACCCAGAGGAAAGCCGCTCACCTACCCGGAGGTTGATATGTCGACGACCGAAGCCGCTCGCAACGCCGGATCGGGGATCGATGCGAACGACGTCGATTCGATCGTGATCGAGCGCAGTGACGTCGACGAGGTGGTGCACACGATCCACCAGGAAAGCGACGTGCTCTTCACGTGGGACTACGACCGGTCTCGGCCGGCGCTGGTGAAGCTCTACGAGAAGGCGAAGAAGTCGCAGTGGAACGCGACCACCGACCTCGAGTGGGACACCGAGATCGACAACGAGAAGCTCGCCGCCGAGTTCATGCAGACCATCGCCCGATTCGATGTCCTCCACGACGTGAGCGACTCACCAACCGCCTCTTGGGGCGACAAGGAATGGCAGCAGTTCGCGATCGAGAACCAGACGTGGACGCTTTCGCAGTTCCTGCACGGCGAGCAGGGCGCGCTGATCTGCACAGGATTGATCACGGCGACCGTCCCGTGGATCGACGCCAAGTACTACGCGGCGACTCAGGTGATGGACGAGGCCCGGCACGTCGAGGTGTTCGGCCGCTACACCGAAGAGAAGATGGGCGGTGCTTACCCGGTCAACCCCCAGTTGAAGAAAATCCTCGACGACATCATCACCGACAGCCGCTGGGACATCACCTACCTCGGAATGCAGATCATGGTCGAGGGTTTGGCTCTCGCTGCCTTCGGGTTCATGCACATGCTGACCAACGAGCCACTTCTGAAGAAGCTCCTCCGTTACGTGATGAGTGACGAGGCCAGGCACGTGGCGTTCGGCGTCATCTCCCTGCAGGAGCTCTACTCACAGCTCGGCGCCAGTGAGATCAAGGAGCGCCAGGAGTTCGCCTACGAGACCGCCGTCCGGCTGCGCAACAGGTTCTTCGCGCAGGACGTTTGGGAGAGGATGGGCGTCGATCCAAAGGAAGTAGTGCGATTCCTGCAGACCCATCCAGATCCGATGGAGGAGATGTTCCAGACGATGCTCTTCTCCAAGATCGTGCCGAACGTAAAGAAGCTCGGGCTCCTGGACGCGGGCGACGGTTGGCTGAGGGACCGTTTCACCGAACTCGGCATCATCCAGTTCGAGAACAACGTCGACACCTCTGAGGAGTACGACTCCCTCGACGCCGTGGCCGCCGCGGCGAAGGGGTCGGGCCTCAACGCTCTGGGCTAGCCGCGCACCAGCGCGACAGTGAACCCGTCGTAGCCCTTGGACCCGACGGTCTGGATCGTCGTCGCCGACACCCTCGCGTCGCGGGACAGCAGCTCATTCAGTGACCTGACCCCGCGCACCGCTGGATCCTCGGAACCCGAATTTGCAACCGCCCCGTTGCGGATCACGTTGTCGACGACGATCACCGCTCCGGGCCTCGACAAGCGGACGCACCAGTCGAAGTAGGCCGGGATGTTCACCTTGTCGGCGTCCACGAACGACAGGTCGAAGGGTGCGGCTCCTTCTTCTTCGAGTTTCGGGAGCGTGTCGAGAGCTGCCCCGATCCGAACCTCCGCGACATGATCCAGGCCCGCGGCGGCGATGTTCTTGCGGGCGACCTCCGCGTGACGAGGATCCAGCTCGAGCGATATCAACCTCCCCGAGGGCGGCAGCGCCCGGGCCATCCAGATCGTGCTGTACGCGCCCAGGGTGCCGATCTCGAGGATCCTGGTTGCGCCGACCATCGTCGCCATGAGCGCGAGGAGCTTGCCCTGGGGCGCGGACACGGCGATCGGCGGCATGCCCGCGGCCGCAGTCGAGCGGAGGGCGGCTTCGAGGGCGTCGTCAGGCTGGACCACGGTCCTATTCAGGTAGTCGTCGACCTTCGCCCATAGCTCCTCGCTCATCTGGCCTGCCTCCTCACGACTTGCCTCCTAACGCCCGCTTCCACTGGTCACGTCTCAACGGTAGGCCCGATACTGGAAATGTCGTGCAGAACCCGGTTTCCCGCCGGCGCGCCGCGCGCGTCGCAGCGTTCGG
The sequence above is a segment of the Acidimicrobiales bacterium genome. Coding sequences within it:
- a CDS encoding TetR/AcrR family transcriptional regulator, coding for MSVPVDQQPAVDSTTRGRLLDAAAEVFCERGYDGTTVAEVARRAGLTTGAIYANFRDKAELLLKTIERSSSHVVVDMEAAREAGVSAADRLLLMARRMVSEPDSTERLLFVEMFSAARRHPDVGTRVAEALKAMEGELTRLMERARNDGDLAPEWDAAVLARFSLALGVGFTHLAVAGLPDPDPSEWVALISRLISSVRPPG
- a CDS encoding ferritin-like domain-containing protein, with product MSTTEAARNAGSGIDANDVDSIVIERSDVDEVVHTIHQESDVLFTWDYDRSRPALVKLYEKAKKSQWNATTDLEWDTEIDNEKLAAEFMQTIARFDVLHDVSDSPTASWGDKEWQQFAIENQTWTLSQFLHGEQGALICTGLITATVPWIDAKYYAATQVMDEARHVEVFGRYTEEKMGGAYPVNPQLKKILDDIITDSRWDITYLGMQIMVEGLALAAFGFMHMLTNEPLLKKLLRYVMSDEARHVAFGVISLQELYSQLGASEIKERQEFAYETAVRLRNRFFAQDVWERMGVDPKEVVRFLQTHPDPMEEMFQTMLFSKIVPNVKKLGLLDAGDGWLRDRFTELGIIQFENNVDTSEEYDSLDAVAAAAKGSGLNALG
- a CDS encoding O-methyltransferase; its protein translation is MSEELWAKVDDYLNRTVVQPDDALEAALRSTAAAGMPPIAVSAPQGKLLALMATMVGATRILEIGTLGAYSTIWMARALPPSGRLISLELDPRHAEVARKNIAAAGLDHVAEVRIGAALDTLPKLEEEGAAPFDLSFVDADKVNIPAYFDWCVRLSRPGAVIVVDNVIRNGAVANSGSEDPAVRGVRSLNELLSRDARVSATTIQTVGSKGYDGFTVALVRG